One Lepus europaeus isolate LE1 chromosome 7, mLepTim1.pri, whole genome shotgun sequence DNA segment encodes these proteins:
- the MED19 gene encoding mediator of RNA polymerase II transcription subunit 19, translating to MENFTALFGAQADPPPPPAALGFGPGKPPPPPPPPPGGGPGTAPPPTAATAPPGTDKSGAGCGPFYLMRELPGSTELTGSTNLITHYNLEQAYNKFCGKKVKEKLSNFLPDLPGMIDLPGSHDNSSLRSLIEKPPILGGSFNPITGTMLAGFRLHTGPLPEQCRLMHIQPPKKNKKHKHKQSRTQDPVPPETPSDSDHKKKKKKKEEDPDRKRKKKEKKKKKSRHSPDHPGMGSSQASSSSSLR from the exons ATGGAGAATTTCACGGCGCTTTTCGGGGCTCAAGCTGACCCACCGCCTCCCCCAGCCGCACTAGGCTTCGGACCCGGAAAgcctccacccccgcccccgcccccgccgggcgGGGGACCGGGCACAGCGCCGCCTCCCACGGCGGCCACAGCTCCTCCCGGCACAGACAAGTCAGGGGCTGGTTGTGGCCCCTTCTATCTAATGCGGGAACTGCCAG GCAGCACAGAGCTGACAGGCAGCACCAATCTCATCACACACTACAACCTGGAACAAGCCTATAATAAATTCTGTGGCAAGAAGGTAAAGGAGAAGCTAAGCAACTTCCTGCCCGACCTGCCGGGGATGATCGATCTACCTGGATCTCATGACAACAGCAGCCTCCGCTCCCTTATTGAGAAGCCCCCTATTCTTGGCGGCTCTTTTAATCCTATCACAGGGACCATGCTGGCTGGCTTCCGCCTCCACACCGGACCG TTGCCAGAACAGTGTCGCCTGATGCATATTCAGCCTCCCAAGAAGAACAAGAAGCACAAGCACAAACAGAGTCGGACCCAGGATCCTGTCCCCCCAG AAACACCATCTGATTCGGatcacaagaagaagaaaaagaaaaaagaagaggatcCTGAccggaagaggaagaagaaagagaagaagaaaaagaag AGCCGACATAGTCCAGACCACCCGGGTATGGGCAGCTctcaggccagcagcagcagcagccttcgCTAA